One segment of Thermoanaerobaculia bacterium DNA contains the following:
- a CDS encoding 4a-hydroxytetrahydrobiopterin dehydratase has protein sequence MSELAAKQCVPCRGGVAPLAGGELDRLLGALGPNDWQVISGHHLEKSYTFPDFSSALAFVNRVGAVAEEQGHHPDIYLGWGKVRITVWTHKIEGLTESDFILAAKADQAL, from the coding sequence ATGTCCGAGCTTGCCGCAAAGCAGTGTGTGCCGTGCCGGGGAGGCGTTGCGCCGCTCGCCGGAGGCGAGTTGGACCGGCTCCTCGGCGCGCTGGGTCCGAACGACTGGCAGGTCATCTCCGGCCACCACCTGGAGAAGTCCTACACTTTTCCAGATTTCTCCTCGGCGCTCGCCTTCGTCAACCGGGTCGGTGCGGTCGCCGAAGAGCAGGGGCACCACCCCGACATCTACCTCGGGTGGGGCAAGGTACGGATCACCGTCTGGACCCACAAGATCGAAGGCCTGACCGAGAGCGACTTCATCCTCGCCGCCAAGGCCGACCAGGCGCTTTGA
- a CDS encoding Glu/Leu/Phe/Val dehydrogenase: MSEISFFDQVNANFDKAAAYTKHSKGLLEQIKVCNSVYHMAFPVEKDDGSIEVIHAWRAEHSQHKLPTKGGIRYDYRVNEDEVMALSALMTYKCAMVDVPFGGAKGGIRIDRRNYSEAELERITRRYAYELFRKGFIGPAVDVPAPDYGTGPKEMSWIADTYQALAAQDVNSLGCVTGKPIAQGGVRGRTAATGRGVFFAIREACNDAADMKLLGFTPGLAGKTAVVQGLGNVGYYAAKFLCESGVKLVGVAEREGSIASPAGLDLEKLMAHRAATGSILGFPGSTDLKDRMAALELPCDILVPAALENQITEENCDRIQAKIIAEGANGPTTAVAGDKLYARGVMVIPDMYCNAGGVTVSYFEWLKNLSHVRFGRMEKRFEERTYRKLLQAVQTLTGKDLSEEEIKGLATGASEEDLVNSGLEETMVTSYQKIRDMRRKHNDKPDLRTAAFIVAIDMIAVTYSDLGIFP; the protein is encoded by the coding sequence ATGAGCGAAATCAGTTTCTTTGACCAGGTCAACGCCAATTTCGACAAGGCGGCCGCCTACACCAAGCACTCGAAGGGGCTGCTCGAGCAGATCAAGGTCTGCAACAGCGTCTACCACATGGCTTTCCCCGTGGAGAAGGATGACGGTTCGATCGAGGTCATCCACGCCTGGCGCGCCGAGCACTCCCAGCACAAGCTCCCGACGAAGGGCGGTATCCGCTACGACTACCGGGTGAACGAGGACGAGGTCATGGCGCTGTCCGCGCTGATGACCTACAAGTGCGCCATGGTCGACGTGCCGTTCGGCGGCGCCAAGGGCGGCATCCGTATCGACCGCAGGAACTACAGCGAAGCGGAGCTCGAGCGCATCACGCGGCGCTACGCCTACGAGCTCTTCCGCAAGGGCTTCATCGGACCGGCAGTGGATGTGCCGGCGCCCGATTACGGCACCGGCCCGAAGGAGATGTCGTGGATCGCGGACACCTACCAGGCGCTCGCGGCCCAGGACGTCAACAGTCTCGGCTGCGTCACCGGCAAGCCGATCGCCCAGGGCGGCGTGCGCGGCCGCACCGCGGCCACCGGCAGGGGCGTCTTCTTCGCCATCCGCGAGGCCTGCAACGACGCCGCCGACATGAAGCTGCTGGGCTTCACCCCCGGACTCGCCGGCAAGACGGCGGTCGTCCAGGGGCTCGGCAACGTCGGCTACTATGCCGCCAAGTTCCTCTGTGAATCCGGCGTCAAGCTGGTCGGCGTAGCGGAGCGCGAGGGCTCGATCGCCTCGCCCGCCGGGCTCGATCTCGAGAAGCTGATGGCCCACCGTGCGGCGACCGGCTCGATCCTCGGTTTCCCGGGCTCGACCGACCTCAAGGACCGGATGGCCGCTCTCGAGCTGCCGTGCGACATCCTCGTCCCCGCCGCCCTCGAGAACCAGATCACCGAGGAGAACTGCGATCGCATCCAGGCCAAGATCATCGCCGAAGGCGCCAACGGACCGACGACCGCCGTGGCCGGCGACAAGCTGTACGCCCGGGGCGTGATGGTCATCCCCGACATGTACTGCAACGCCGGCGGCGTGACGGTTTCCTATTTCGAGTGGCTGAAGAACCTCTCGCACGTCCGCTTCGGCCGCATGGAGAAGCGATTCGAGGAGCGCACCTACCGCAAGCTCCTGCAGGCGGTCCAGACGCTCACCGGCAAGGATCTCTCGGAAGAGGAGATCAAGGGACTCGCGACCGGCGCCTCGGAAGAGGATCTGGTCAACTCCGGGCTCGAGGAGACGATGGTGACGTCGTACCAGAAGATCCGCGACATGCGCCGCAAGCACAACGACAAGCCGGACCTGCGCACGGCGGCGTTCATCGTCGCGATCGACATGATCGCGGTGACCTACAGCGACCTCGGCATCTTCCCGTAG